A section of the Arabiibacter massiliensis genome encodes:
- the rho gene encoding transcription termination factor Rho: MSENESATMAPEAPAPAAKPTRRRSTSVKAKAPAEKAQPAKAAEAKPASEPKADAPAPAQRPARQPRKSVKAGGQSAPQQQGGNTAKRPGQNSSGRNQGQGNQNRQKQNGGQRQNNAGNKQGGSNQNNRRQRRPHENNRGPREMQPSVSREELAKLKVAELREKAAELNVDVTGLKKAELVEAVFKASVKAEGFIEVSGILDILADGYGFLRTQGYLPSESDCYVGLSTIRRNGLRKGDLVAGQTRPARENEKYAAIQKVTAVNGTPVEELGARVRFGDLTPVYPDECLIMEHGKNTITARVIDLVSPIGKGQRGLIVSPPKAGKTTILKDIAAAISANNPEVHLMCLLVDERPEEVTDMERSIKGEVISSTFDMPTENHIAVSELVIERAKRLVECGKDVVVLLDSLTRLARAYNLAQPASGRILSGGVDSTALYPPKRFLGAARNIEHGGSLTILASALVDTGSKMDEVIFEEFKGTGNMELKLDRNLADRRIFPAIDPVASGTRKEDLLLEPQEAPLIWAVRRILANTNNTERAMDMLIKSLKQTDTNQEFLVRTAKKAQHSKADGSIEF, encoded by the coding sequence ATGAGCGAGAACGAATCAGCCACCATGGCGCCCGAGGCCCCCGCGCCGGCCGCCAAGCCGACGCGCCGCCGCTCCACGAGCGTGAAGGCGAAGGCCCCGGCCGAGAAGGCCCAGCCCGCCAAGGCCGCGGAGGCCAAGCCGGCATCCGAGCCCAAAGCCGACGCGCCCGCCCCCGCGCAGCGCCCCGCGCGCCAGCCGCGCAAGTCCGTGAAGGCGGGCGGCCAGAGCGCCCCGCAGCAGCAGGGCGGCAACACCGCCAAGCGCCCCGGCCAGAACTCGAGCGGCCGCAACCAGGGGCAGGGCAACCAGAACCGCCAGAAGCAGAACGGCGGCCAGCGCCAGAACAACGCGGGCAACAAGCAGGGCGGCAGCAACCAGAACAACCGCCGCCAGCGCCGTCCGCACGAGAACAACCGCGGCCCCCGCGAGATGCAGCCGAGCGTCTCGCGCGAGGAGCTGGCCAAGCTCAAGGTGGCCGAGCTGCGCGAGAAGGCCGCCGAGCTCAACGTCGACGTGACGGGCCTCAAGAAGGCCGAGCTCGTGGAGGCCGTCTTCAAGGCCAGCGTCAAGGCCGAGGGATTCATCGAGGTGTCGGGCATCCTGGACATCCTCGCCGACGGGTACGGGTTCCTCCGCACGCAGGGCTACCTGCCGAGCGAGTCGGACTGCTACGTGGGGCTTTCCACCATCCGCCGCAACGGCCTGCGCAAGGGCGACCTCGTGGCCGGCCAGACGCGCCCGGCGCGCGAGAACGAGAAGTACGCCGCCATCCAGAAGGTCACGGCCGTCAACGGCACGCCCGTCGAGGAGCTCGGCGCCCGCGTGCGCTTCGGCGACCTCACGCCGGTCTACCCGGACGAGTGCCTCATCATGGAGCACGGCAAGAACACCATCACGGCCCGCGTCATCGACCTCGTGAGCCCCATCGGCAAGGGTCAGCGCGGACTCATCGTGAGCCCGCCCAAGGCCGGCAAGACCACCATCCTGAAGGATATCGCGGCCGCCATCAGCGCGAACAACCCCGAGGTGCACCTCATGTGCCTGCTCGTGGACGAGCGCCCCGAAGAGGTCACGGACATGGAGCGCTCCATCAAGGGCGAGGTCATCTCCTCCACGTTCGACATGCCCACCGAGAACCACATCGCCGTGTCCGAGCTGGTCATCGAGCGCGCCAAGCGGCTCGTGGAGTGCGGCAAGGACGTCGTGGTGCTGCTCGACTCGCTCACCCGCCTCGCGCGCGCCTACAACCTGGCGCAGCCCGCGTCGGGCCGCATCCTGTCGGGCGGCGTCGACTCCACGGCGCTCTACCCGCCCAAGCGCTTCCTCGGCGCCGCGCGCAACATCGAGCATGGCGGCAGCCTCACCATCCTGGCCTCGGCGCTCGTCGACACGGGGTCGAAGATGGACGAGGTCATCTTCGAGGAGTTCAAGGGCACCGGCAACATGGAGCTCAAGCTCGACCGCAACCTGGCCGACCGCCGCATCTTCCCGGCCATCGACCCGGTGGCCTCCGGCACCCGCAAGGAGGACCTGCTGCTCGAGCCGCAGGAGGCGCCGCTCATCTGGGCCGTGCGCCGGATCCTCGCCAACACCAACAACACCGAGCGCGCCATGGACATGCTCATCAAGTCGCTCAAGCAGACCGACACCAACCAGGAGTTCCTGGTGCGCACCGCGAAGAAGGCCCAGCACAGCAAGGCGGACGGCAGCATCGAGTTCTAG
- a CDS encoding EAL domain-containing protein, giving the protein MAVTGKHANAANGGLQGPARLDSLTGLLSKEAFFEEASSWLPCACDPCVVCFDIDHFKLLNDLYGLERGDELLRFFAGALKERFSPDGCLPLARLAADTFALCTEALDPRSVESALIDIASACPLGVDAIFRAGIYLVEDSRQAVSVMCDRAVIALRTVKGSYFDRVARYDPGMREELLRERAVVCGIEAALREDRIVPFFQPKCNMRTGAVVGAEALVRWLDPQRGIVPPLEFIPLLERNGLIRSLDVRVWEKAAEWIRGLVDRGVRPVPVSVNVSRADIYLMDVPAELEGIAARYGIDPSLLEVEITESAYSERPDRIVEAIDALAERGFTVLMDDFGSGYSSLNMLKDINVDVLKIDLRFLDRDDRRSKDIMESVIHMARWLDLPVIAEGVETRSQVDFLLDAGCAYGQGYHFARPMSAEDFAKRLEHGAGVDYESRPLEEARRPILDFKDLLHENMISDRVLENIIGAVALYTYADGDVRFLRGNLAYRRLFSPFEREQGAASEGGSVLPFLHEDDRAPFLDAARAVVESCPDDGVEVVVRREGEGMLRWCKVRLFLLNGGGEAATLYGTVADVTAHMEDLEALRVSERRFELAMEATSLVVFELDIPTRTARYSEFVRRAFGLTATAVAAPEGFIEQGTVAEESVDEFRGVYEAIYDGAERASAVIRAHMGDGSIAYNRVTLMAVRSGSGAPDKAVGLVENVTRERTMELSLERLRRIAS; this is encoded by the coding sequence ATGGCCGTGACCGGGAAACACGCAAACGCCGCCAACGGCGGGCTTCAGGGCCCGGCGCGCCTCGACTCGCTCACGGGTCTCCTGTCAAAGGAAGCGTTCTTCGAGGAAGCCTCCTCCTGGCTGCCTTGCGCCTGCGACCCCTGCGTCGTCTGCTTCGACATCGACCACTTCAAGCTGCTCAACGACCTCTACGGGCTCGAGCGCGGCGACGAGCTGCTGCGCTTTTTCGCCGGCGCCCTCAAGGAGCGCTTCTCTCCCGACGGCTGCCTTCCGCTCGCGCGCCTCGCCGCCGACACGTTCGCCCTGTGCACCGAGGCCCTCGATCCCCGGTCGGTCGAGAGCGCGCTCATCGACATCGCGTCGGCCTGCCCGCTCGGCGTGGACGCCATCTTCCGCGCGGGCATCTACCTCGTCGAGGACTCGCGCCAGGCCGTCAGCGTCATGTGCGACCGGGCCGTCATCGCCCTGCGCACGGTGAAGGGCAGCTACTTCGACCGCGTCGCCCGCTACGATCCGGGCATGCGCGAGGAGCTGCTGCGCGAGCGCGCCGTCGTCTGCGGCATCGAAGCCGCGCTGCGCGAGGACCGCATCGTGCCGTTCTTCCAGCCCAAGTGCAACATGCGCACCGGCGCGGTGGTGGGCGCGGAGGCGCTCGTGCGCTGGCTCGACCCACAGCGCGGCATCGTCCCGCCCCTCGAGTTCATCCCGCTGCTCGAGCGCAACGGCCTCATCCGCTCGCTCGACGTGCGCGTGTGGGAGAAGGCGGCCGAGTGGATACGCGGCCTGGTCGATCGCGGCGTGCGCCCCGTGCCCGTTTCGGTGAACGTGTCGCGCGCCGACATCTACCTGATGGACGTGCCCGCCGAGCTCGAGGGCATCGCCGCGCGCTACGGCATCGATCCGTCGCTTCTGGAGGTGGAGATCACCGAGAGCGCCTACTCCGAGCGCCCCGACCGCATCGTCGAGGCCATCGACGCGCTCGCCGAGCGCGGCTTCACGGTGCTCATGGACGACTTCGGCAGCGGCTACTCGTCGCTCAACATGCTCAAGGACATCAACGTCGATGTGCTCAAGATCGACCTGCGCTTCCTCGACCGCGACGACCGCCGCAGCAAGGATATCATGGAGTCGGTCATCCACATGGCGCGCTGGCTCGACCTGCCGGTCATCGCCGAGGGGGTGGAGACGCGCTCGCAGGTAGACTTCCTTTTGGACGCGGGCTGCGCCTACGGGCAGGGCTACCACTTCGCGCGCCCGATGAGCGCCGAGGACTTCGCGAAACGCCTCGAGCACGGCGCGGGCGTCGACTACGAGAGCCGTCCGCTTGAGGAGGCCCGCCGCCCCATCCTCGACTTCAAGGACCTGCTGCACGAGAACATGATCAGCGACCGCGTGCTCGAGAACATCATCGGCGCGGTGGCGCTCTACACCTACGCCGACGGCGACGTGCGGTTCCTGCGCGGCAACCTCGCCTACCGCCGCCTGTTCTCGCCGTTCGAGCGGGAGCAGGGCGCGGCCTCGGAAGGCGGCAGCGTGCTGCCCTTCCTGCACGAGGACGACCGCGCGCCCTTCCTCGATGCGGCCCGCGCCGTCGTCGAGTCGTGCCCCGACGACGGGGTTGAGGTGGTCGTGCGCCGCGAGGGCGAGGGCATGCTGCGCTGGTGCAAGGTGCGGCTGTTTTTGCTCAACGGCGGCGGGGAAGCGGCCACCCTCTACGGCACCGTCGCCGACGTGACGGCCCACATGGAGGACCTCGAGGCCCTGCGCGTGAGCGAGCGGCGCTTCGAGCTGGCCATGGAGGCCACGAGCCTCGTGGTGTTCGAGCTCGACATCCCCACGCGCACCGCCCGTTACTCCGAGTTCGTCCGGCGCGCCTTCGGCCTTACGGCCACGGCCGTCGCCGCGCCGGAGGGCTTCATCGAGCAGGGCACGGTGGCCGAGGAGTCCGTCGACGAGTTCCGCGGCGTCTACGAGGCCATCTACGACGGCGCCGAGCGCGCCTCCGCCGTCATCCGCGCGCACATGGGCGACGGCTCTATCGCGTACAACCGCGTCACGCTCATGGCGGTCCGAAGCGGGTCGGGCGCTCCCGACAAGGCGGTCGGCCTCGTGGAGAACGTCACCCGCGAGCGCACGATGGAGCTCTCCCTCGAGCGCCTCAGGCGCATCGCGAGCTGA
- the fsa gene encoding fructose-6-phosphate aldolase, translating into MKFFLDTADLAEIEEAASWGVLAGVTTNPTLYARTGGKLADFHNHIKRICEIVDGPVSAESVAMTRDEMVRDGRELAALAPNVVVKLPTMIEGLAATKQLAAEGIPVNMTLCFTVPQAIMAARAGARYISPFVGRFDDISEDGISQLADVVTAVGNYDFGHDVEIIAASVRSANHVAQAALMGADIATVPFGALKKCVQHPLTDRGLEAFLKDWEKVQNA; encoded by the coding sequence GTGAAGTTTTTTCTCGACACCGCCGATCTCGCTGAGATCGAAGAGGCGGCCAGCTGGGGCGTGCTCGCGGGCGTGACCACGAACCCGACGCTGTACGCCCGCACGGGCGGCAAGCTCGCCGATTTCCACAACCACATCAAGCGCATCTGCGAGATCGTCGACGGCCCCGTGTCGGCCGAGAGCGTCGCCATGACGCGCGACGAGATGGTCCGCGACGGCCGCGAGCTGGCCGCGCTGGCCCCGAACGTGGTGGTGAAGCTGCCCACCATGATCGAGGGCCTGGCCGCCACCAAGCAGCTGGCCGCCGAGGGCATCCCGGTGAACATGACGCTGTGCTTCACCGTGCCGCAGGCCATCATGGCCGCGCGCGCCGGCGCCCGCTACATCAGCCCGTTCGTGGGCCGCTTCGACGACATCTCCGAGGACGGCATCAGCCAGCTGGCCGACGTGGTCACGGCCGTGGGCAACTACGACTTCGGCCACGACGTGGAGATCATCGCCGCCTCGGTGCGCAGCGCGAACCACGTGGCGCAGGCGGCCCTCATGGGCGCCGACATCGCCACCGTGCCCTTCGGCGCGCTCAAGAAGTGCGTGCAGCATCCCCTGACCGACCGCGGCCTCGAGGCGTTCCTCAAGGACTGGGAGAAAGTGCAGAACGCATGA
- the hisC gene encoding histidinol-phosphate transaminase, translating to MRSVCAPAPQLAGLEPYDPKYLPADAFLSANENPHDVEQEVRRDIMREIKRLPLNRYPDPLANDLRDMIAEANGLDRDQVLVGNGGDELLFNLALAWGGPGRTFLNLPPTFSVYDANARLTNTAVVDVPRRADFSIDEEAVLARLAEGGIDYLIITSPNNPTGQLAGEEFMLRVLDATDALVMVDEAYFEFSRQTMRPYLDKHKNLVILRTFSKAFSLAGVRMGYLLGDAEVVREFVKVRQPYSVDAVSQAVARVVYANRAKFEPGIRDIISERARVIDGLKRIPGVKPFPSDANYVLFRIENAGQIWEMLYGRGVLVRDFSRAPLLEDCLRVSVGSPEENDAFLRALRDAVMGKCDLSS from the coding sequence ATGCGTAGCGTCTGCGCCCCGGCTCCGCAGCTCGCGGGCCTTGAGCCCTACGACCCGAAGTACCTGCCCGCCGACGCGTTCCTCTCGGCCAACGAGAACCCGCACGACGTTGAGCAGGAGGTCCGCCGCGACATCATGCGCGAGATCAAGCGCCTGCCGCTGAACCGCTACCCGGATCCTCTCGCCAACGACCTGCGCGACATGATCGCCGAGGCGAACGGCCTCGACCGCGACCAGGTGCTCGTGGGCAACGGCGGCGACGAGCTCTTATTCAACCTGGCGCTCGCGTGGGGCGGGCCGGGGCGCACGTTCCTCAACCTGCCGCCCACGTTCTCGGTCTACGATGCCAACGCGCGCCTTACGAACACGGCGGTGGTGGACGTGCCGCGCCGCGCGGACTTCTCCATCGACGAGGAGGCCGTGCTCGCGCGCCTGGCCGAGGGCGGCATCGACTACCTGATCATCACGAGCCCGAACAACCCCACGGGGCAGCTCGCCGGCGAGGAGTTCATGCTGCGCGTGCTCGACGCCACCGACGCGCTCGTCATGGTGGACGAGGCGTACTTCGAGTTCTCGCGCCAGACGATGCGGCCCTACCTGGACAAGCACAAGAACCTCGTCATCCTGCGCACGTTCTCGAAGGCGTTCAGCCTCGCGGGTGTGCGGATGGGCTACCTTCTGGGCGACGCGGAGGTGGTGCGCGAGTTCGTGAAGGTGCGCCAGCCGTACTCGGTGGACGCGGTGTCGCAGGCCGTCGCGCGCGTGGTGTACGCCAACCGCGCGAAGTTCGAGCCGGGCATCCGGGACATCATCTCCGAGCGCGCCCGCGTCATCGACGGCCTCAAGCGCATCCCCGGCGTGAAGCCGTTCCCGTCGGACGCGAACTACGTGCTGTTCCGCATCGAGAACGCGGGCCAGATCTGGGAGATGCTCTACGGCCGCGGCGTGCTCGTGCGCGACTTCTCGCGTGCGCCGCTTCTGGAGGACTGCCTGCGCGTGAGCGTCGGCTCGCCGGAGGAGAACGACGCGTTCCTGCGCGCGTTGCGGGATGCGGTGATGGGGAAGTGCGATTTGTCATCCTGA
- the sppA gene encoding signal peptide peptidase SppA, with product MSQDNSNWQQQVWQQPAPQQPAPQPAYGAPQQPYPPQQPKKSRGWIVALVCVLCVFALLAIGMLSCTSMMASSFGSFGSLAAADDVDYLTQDAVAVIDIDGTIQYDGTTASPEGLKKQLDRAEENNRIKAVVLRVNSGGGTATAGEEMSAYVREFSESTGKPVVVSSASINASAAYEISSQADYIYTAKTTAIGSIGTVMQVTDLTGLLEKLGISVDNIASADSKDSSSGTRPLTEEERAYYQAQVDQINATFIQTVAEGRGMGEDEVRALATGMTFTGMEAVDNGLADEIGTKEDAVAKAAELAGLSHYATVSLREEIDGLSSLLGLMSENEITTDEIARALKELENDGSIAR from the coding sequence ATGTCCCAAGACAACAGCAACTGGCAGCAGCAGGTGTGGCAGCAGCCCGCCCCGCAGCAGCCCGCTCCGCAACCCGCGTACGGCGCCCCGCAGCAGCCGTACCCGCCCCAGCAGCCTAAGAAGAGCCGCGGCTGGATCGTCGCGCTCGTGTGCGTGCTCTGCGTGTTCGCGCTCCTGGCCATCGGCATGCTTTCGTGCACGTCCATGATGGCGTCTTCGTTCGGATCGTTCGGCTCCCTCGCCGCCGCCGACGACGTCGACTACCTCACGCAGGACGCGGTGGCCGTCATCGACATCGACGGCACCATCCAGTACGACGGCACCACCGCGAGCCCCGAGGGCCTGAAGAAGCAGCTCGACCGCGCCGAGGAGAACAACCGCATCAAGGCGGTCGTGCTGCGCGTCAACTCCGGCGGCGGCACCGCCACGGCGGGGGAGGAGATGTCGGCCTACGTGCGCGAGTTCTCCGAATCCACCGGCAAGCCCGTCGTGGTGTCGAGCGCGTCGATCAACGCGAGCGCCGCCTACGAGATATCCTCGCAGGCCGACTACATCTACACGGCCAAGACCACGGCCATCGGCTCCATCGGCACTGTCATGCAGGTGACCGACCTGACGGGACTCCTGGAGAAGCTCGGCATCTCGGTGGATAACATCGCCAGCGCCGACAGCAAGGACTCCAGCTCCGGCACGCGCCCGCTCACCGAGGAGGAGCGCGCCTACTACCAGGCCCAGGTCGACCAGATCAACGCCACGTTCATCCAGACCGTGGCCGAGGGCCGCGGCATGGGCGAGGACGAGGTGCGCGCGCTGGCCACCGGCATGACGTTCACCGGCATGGAGGCGGTCGACAACGGCCTGGCCGACGAGATCGGCACGAAGGAGGACGCGGTGGCCAAGGCGGCCGAGCTCGCGGGCCTGTCGCACTACGCGACCGTGAGCCTGCGAGAGGAGATCGACGGCCTGTCG
- the hisB gene encoding imidazoleglycerol-phosphate dehydratase HisB, with the protein MENRTAALRRTTNETDIELSVNLDGTGAADVETGIGFFDHMLAAFGRHGMFDLRVRAKGDLEVDGHHTVEDTGIVLGQAFAQALGDKRGIRRFGSLALPMDEALVLAACDLSGRGQLHWDVDVPPVMIGAFDATLAKEFFIAFAANAGVTLHVRGLAGENAHHIVEAAFKAVARALREAVEPDARLGDALPSTKGSL; encoded by the coding sequence ATGGAAAACCGAACCGCCGCCCTGCGGCGCACGACGAACGAAACGGACATCGAGCTCTCCGTGAACCTTGACGGCACGGGTGCGGCCGACGTGGAGACGGGCATCGGGTTCTTCGACCACATGCTGGCCGCGTTCGGCCGCCACGGCATGTTCGACCTGCGCGTGCGCGCGAAGGGCGACCTCGAGGTGGACGGCCACCACACGGTGGAGGACACGGGCATCGTGCTGGGGCAGGCGTTCGCCCAGGCGCTCGGCGACAAGCGCGGCATCCGCCGGTTCGGCTCGCTCGCGCTGCCGATGGACGAGGCGCTGGTGCTGGCCGCCTGCGACCTGTCGGGCCGCGGCCAGCTGCACTGGGACGTGGACGTGCCGCCCGTGATGATCGGCGCGTTCGATGCGACGCTCGCCAAGGAGTTCTTCATCGCGTTCGCCGCCAACGCGGGCGTCACGCTGCACGTGCGGGGCCTCGCCGGCGAGAACGCGCACCACATCGTCGAGGCGGCGTTCAAGGCCGTGGCGCGCGCCCTGCGCGAGGCCGTGGAGCCCGACGCGCGCCTGGGCGATGCGCTTCCCAGCACGAAGGGCAGTCTGTGA
- the hisH gene encoding imidazole glycerol phosphate synthase subunit HisH has translation MARRIAVVDYRKGNLKSVERGLAAAGGDAFVTDDAAAIAAADAIVLPGVGAFADASATMTELGQMDVIRRRIAAGVPFLGICLGMHLMFEEGVEGAPLEDDEESTRNAPGLAVLPGVVTRMPKQDDQGLSYKVPHVGWNTVQLRDGSEGFGGLHQASSTAQRGLSERLEAAEALADGDGICPLFDGIPSGTYFYFTHSYIAPSGPFAIGETAHSVAFPSAVQYGEAAFGVQFHPEKSSDAGAALLRNFVDFVKGA, from the coding sequence ATGGCCCGTCGCATCGCCGTCGTCGACTACCGCAAGGGCAATCTGAAGAGTGTCGAGCGCGGCCTGGCCGCTGCGGGAGGCGACGCGTTCGTCACCGACGATGCGGCCGCCATCGCGGCGGCCGACGCCATCGTGCTGCCGGGCGTGGGCGCGTTCGCCGACGCCTCCGCCACCATGACCGAACTCGGGCAGATGGACGTCATTCGCCGCCGCATCGCCGCCGGCGTGCCGTTCCTCGGCATCTGCCTGGGCATGCACCTCATGTTCGAGGAAGGCGTCGAAGGCGCGCCGCTTGAGGACGACGAGGAATCCACCCGCAACGCCCCCGGCCTGGCCGTCCTGCCGGGCGTCGTAACAAGGATGCCCAAGCAGGACGACCAAGGCCTCTCCTACAAGGTGCCCCACGTAGGCTGGAACACGGTGCAACTGCGTGACGGCAGCGAGGGCTTCGGCGGCCTCCACCAAGCGAGTTCCACAGCGCAGCGAGGACTGTCTGAGCGACTGGAGGCTGCCGAAGCCCTTGCGGACGGCGACGGCATCTGCCCCCTGTTCGACGGCATACCGTCGGGCACCTATTTCTACTTCACGCATAGCTATATCGCGCCGTCGGGTCCGTTCGCCATCGGCGAGACCGCGCACAGCGTGGCGTTCCCCTCTGCCGTGCAGTACGGCGAGGCCGCCTTCGGCGTGCAGTTCCATCCCGAGAAGAGCTCGGACGCGGGCGCGGCGCTGCTGCGCAATTTCGTCGACTTCGTGAAAGGGGCGTGA
- the hisF gene encoding imidazole glycerol phosphate synthase subunit HisF, with amino-acid sequence MLAKRVIPCMDVKDGRVVKGVNFVNLRDAGDPIELAQRYDEERADEVIFLDITATSDDRATTVELASRASERLHLPYCVGGGFRSVADIRTMIAAGADKVSVNSAAVADPALITEAAAAFGGQAIVCAIDAKHVAGAGDKWEVYVHGGRKATGIDAVEWAREAARRGAGEILLTSMDRDGSRDGFDCALTRAVARAVDIPVIASGGVGKLEHFAQGIIEGEADAVLAASVFHFGELTVRQVKEHMRAQGIPVRL; translated from the coding sequence ATGCTGGCCAAACGCGTGATCCCCTGCATGGACGTGAAGGACGGCCGCGTGGTGAAGGGCGTGAACTTCGTGAACCTGCGCGACGCGGGCGACCCCATCGAGCTCGCGCAGCGCTACGACGAGGAGCGCGCCGACGAGGTCATCTTCCTCGACATCACGGCCACGAGCGACGACCGCGCCACCACGGTGGAGCTGGCCAGCCGCGCGAGCGAGCGGCTGCACCTGCCGTACTGCGTGGGCGGGGGGTTCCGCAGCGTGGCCGACATCCGCACCATGATAGCCGCCGGAGCCGACAAGGTGTCGGTGAACTCGGCCGCGGTGGCGGACCCCGCGCTCATCACCGAGGCGGCCGCCGCGTTCGGAGGCCAGGCCATCGTGTGCGCCATCGATGCGAAGCACGTCGCAGGCGCGGGGGATAAGTGGGAGGTGTACGTGCATGGCGGGCGTAAAGCCACCGGCATCGACGCCGTGGAATGGGCGCGCGAGGCGGCCCGGCGCGGGGCGGGGGAGATCCTGCTCACCAGCATGGACCGCGACGGCAGCCGCGACGGCTTCGACTGCGCGCTCACCCGCGCGGTGGCGCGCGCCGTGGACATCCCGGTCATCGCGAGCGGCGGGGTGGGCAAGCTCGAGCACTTCGCCCAGGGCATCATCGAGGGCGAGGCCGACGCCGTGCTGGCCGCAAGCGTCTTCCACTTCGGCGAGCTCACCGTCCGCCAAGTGAAAGAGCACATGCGCGCCCAGGGCATTCCGGTGAGGCTTTGA
- the hisI gene encoding phosphoribosyl-AMP cyclohydrolase, translated as MDLPDLTYNPDGLIPCIVQDAGTLEVLMMAWMSAESLALTLERGETVFWSRSRQELWRKGATSGNVQRLVELRYDCDADTLLALVNPAGPACHTGERSCFYRAIRAAGGRLSD; from the coding sequence ATGGATCTGCCTGACCTCACCTACAACCCTGACGGCCTCATCCCGTGCATCGTGCAGGATGCGGGCACGCTCGAGGTGCTCATGATGGCGTGGATGAGCGCGGAGTCGCTCGCGCTCACGCTCGAGCGCGGCGAGACGGTGTTCTGGAGCCGCAGCCGCCAAGAACTCTGGCGCAAGGGCGCCACCTCCGGCAACGTCCAGCGCCTCGTCGAGCTGCGCTACGACTGCGATGCCGACACGCTGCTCGCCCTCGTGAACCCGGCCGGCCCGGCCTGCCACACCGGCGAGCGCAGCTGCTTCTACCGTGCGATCCGGGCCGCAGGCGGGCGCCTTTCCGATTAA
- the hisA gene encoding 1-(5-phosphoribosyl)-5-[(5-phosphoribosylamino)methylideneamino]imidazole-4-carboxamide isomerase gives MYLLPAIDILGGKAVRLAKGDYDQVTVYNDDPAAQAQAFEEQGASWLHVVDLDGARSGEPENIALIERILAKTLLKVEVGGGVRSLPTIARLADAGVSRVVLGTSLVADPDFAEAAIARYGKLLAAGIDARGGEVAVAGWREGSGVAAEELARHVADLGFRHLVYTDIARDGMQTGIDPAAYVRMAEAFGRPVIASGGVAGLADIEALGQVAASVEGVIAGRAVYEGALSVAEGVRACEDATRRMEAAAVQSNPCGAAVAPQPSVGPDDPHPAPVIPC, from the coding sequence ATGTACCTGCTCCCGGCCATCGATATCCTGGGCGGCAAGGCCGTCCGCCTCGCCAAAGGCGACTACGACCAGGTGACGGTCTACAACGACGACCCCGCCGCGCAGGCGCAGGCCTTCGAGGAGCAGGGTGCCTCGTGGCTGCATGTGGTCGACCTCGACGGCGCTCGTTCGGGCGAGCCGGAGAACATCGCCCTCATCGAGCGCATCCTGGCGAAGACCCTGCTCAAGGTGGAGGTGGGCGGCGGCGTCCGCTCGCTTCCCACCATCGCGCGCCTGGCCGACGCCGGCGTGTCGCGCGTGGTGCTGGGCACCTCGCTCGTGGCCGACCCTGATTTCGCGGAGGCCGCCATCGCGCGCTACGGCAAGCTGCTCGCGGCCGGCATCGACGCGCGAGGCGGCGAGGTGGCCGTGGCGGGCTGGCGCGAGGGCTCCGGCGTGGCTGCCGAGGAGCTGGCGCGCCACGTTGCCGACCTGGGATTTCGCCATCTCGTGTACACCGACATCGCGCGCGACGGCATGCAGACGGGCATCGATCCGGCCGCGTACGTGCGCATGGCCGAGGCGTTCGGCCGTCCCGTGATCGCGTCGGGCGGCGTGGCGGGCCTCGCCGACATCGAGGCGCTCGGCCAGGTAGCGGCCAGCGTCGAAGGCGTCATCGCGGGGCGTGCCGTGTACGAGGGCGCGCTCTCGGTGGCCGAGGGCGTGCGCGCCTGCGAGGACGCTACGCGCCGCATGGAGGCCGCCGCCGTCCAGTCGAACCCGTGCGGCGCGGCGGTCGCCCCGCAGCCGTCCGTCGGGCCCGACGACCCCCATCCCGCGCCCGTCATACCCTGTTGA